In Chitinispirillum alkaliphilum, the following are encoded in one genomic region:
- a CDS encoding Translation elongation factor Ts produces the protein MEITAAKVKELRDKTGLGMMTCKQSLIDAGGDMELAIENLRKQGQATAAKRAGKAAKEGKISIVSDDSASIMYEVNSETDFVARNDDFLNFIDVLGKLFIAQKPSDHKDALQLTAPEIGDLTVEARVTELIGKIGENISFRRYCKIDAASANEKIFSYIHGNGKIGVLVKLTADKEGVLSNDAAAALGKDLAMQVAAANPIAVDRDSISSDVIAKEKEIYFTQAQSSGKPEKIWDKIVEGKLNKFFQEMTLMEQGFIKTPDISVKTRVAETEKVLDCKIKPVCFSRFELGSEE, from the coding sequence ATGGAAATCACTGCTGCAAAAGTGAAAGAGTTGAGAGACAAAACCGGTTTGGGTATGATGACTTGCAAGCAATCTCTCATAGATGCCGGTGGGGATATGGAACTGGCAATCGAGAACCTTCGCAAACAGGGCCAGGCTACAGCCGCAAAACGCGCTGGTAAAGCAGCCAAAGAGGGGAAAATCTCTATCGTTTCCGATGATTCTGCCTCAATCATGTATGAAGTTAATTCAGAAACAGACTTTGTGGCTCGCAATGATGATTTTCTTAACTTTATCGACGTGCTCGGTAAACTCTTTATTGCCCAAAAACCTTCAGATCACAAGGATGCACTTCAGTTAACAGCTCCTGAAATTGGTGATCTCACTGTAGAAGCAAGAGTTACAGAGCTGATTGGAAAAATCGGTGAAAACATCTCTTTTAGAAGATACTGCAAGATCGATGCGGCATCTGCGAATGAGAAGATTTTCTCCTACATCCACGGAAATGGGAAAATCGGTGTGCTGGTAAAACTCACAGCTGACAAAGAAGGTGTTCTCTCAAACGATGCCGCTGCGGCATTGGGGAAAGATCTGGCTATGCAGGTGGCTGCAGCTAACCCTATTGCTGTTGACCGTGACAGCATCTCTTCTGATGTAATTGCAAAAGAGAAGGAAATTTACTTCACACAGGCTCAGAGTTCCGGCAAGCCGGAAAAAATCTGGGACAAAATTGTTGAAGGTAAACTCAATAAGTTTTTCCAGGAAATGACCCTTATGGAGCAGGGTTTTATCAAAACACCTGATATCAGCGTAAAAACACGGGTTGCGGAAACAGAAAAAGTGCTTGATTGCAAAATCAAACCGGTCTGTTTCTCTCGCTTTGAACTCGGTTCCGAGGAATAA
- a CDS encoding Uridine monophosphate kinase, whose protein sequence is MKPAYNRILLKISGEALAGNNGFGIDTSTAMQVASEIAQVHKSGVDIAIVIGGGNFLRGATTEGVSRIAGDTMGMLATVINCIAFAQHLESFDVEAKVLSAVKIDKACEFYTPQLANDYLSKGKILLLAAGTGNPFFTTDTAAALRCAEIGADVLFKATKVDGIYDRDPVKDPDAIRFDQITHAEALSRNLKVMDATSFSFCMEQKIPIIIFKLLEKGNLSRCIKGETIGSIIKTGG, encoded by the coding sequence GTGAAACCCGCATATAACCGAATACTGTTGAAAATTTCCGGCGAGGCTCTCGCCGGAAACAATGGCTTTGGGATTGATACTTCAACCGCAATGCAAGTCGCTTCCGAAATTGCCCAGGTGCACAAATCAGGAGTAGATATAGCGATTGTAATTGGCGGCGGAAATTTTTTGAGAGGTGCCACCACTGAAGGGGTTTCCCGAATTGCCGGGGACACCATGGGTATGCTTGCCACAGTTATAAATTGTATAGCATTTGCTCAGCATCTTGAGAGTTTTGATGTTGAGGCGAAAGTCCTCTCTGCAGTGAAAATCGATAAAGCGTGCGAATTTTACACTCCGCAGCTGGCAAACGATTATCTCAGCAAAGGCAAAATACTGCTTCTTGCAGCTGGAACCGGTAACCCCTTTTTCACCACAGACACAGCTGCGGCTTTGCGCTGTGCGGAAATCGGAGCCGATGTACTTTTCAAGGCAACCAAAGTTGATGGTATTTACGACAGAGATCCGGTGAAAGACCCTGATGCCATACGGTTCGACCAAATAACTCATGCCGAAGCACTCTCAAGAAACCTTAAAGTTATGGATGCCACCTCTTTTTCTTTCTGTATGGAACAGAAAATTCCAATTATTATCTTCAAATTACTTGAAAAAGGAAATTTGAGCAGATGTATCAAGGGTGAAACTATCGGCTCAATCATAAAAACAGGAGGATAG
- a CDS encoding Ribosome recycling factor, which produces MEDIDSISNETTQRMQKTLESLKKEFSRVRTGRATPALLEGVTVDYYGSPAPISQVANISIPEARMIFIQPWEKNMLQAIEKAIMSSDLGLNPQNDGNMVRLPIPPLSEDRRKDLYKNCKKIAEDNKVAIRNIRRDSNEKLKKAEKDKQITQDDVKKGMDDIQKLTDKFIKQVDDVLALKENEIMEV; this is translated from the coding sequence GTGGAAGATATCGATTCAATTTCAAATGAAACAACCCAGAGAATGCAGAAAACTCTTGAAAGTCTTAAAAAAGAGTTTTCGCGTGTAAGAACAGGCCGTGCCACACCGGCTTTGCTTGAAGGGGTAACAGTAGATTATTATGGATCACCTGCCCCTATCAGTCAGGTTGCAAATATCTCTATCCCTGAGGCGAGGATGATTTTCATTCAACCCTGGGAAAAAAACATGCTCCAGGCTATCGAGAAAGCGATAATGAGTTCCGATTTGGGCCTCAATCCCCAAAATGATGGTAATATGGTGCGTCTGCCTATACCTCCGCTTTCTGAGGATCGTCGCAAGGATCTCTACAAAAACTGCAAAAAAATAGCAGAAGACAATAAAGTCGCCATCCGTAACATCAGAAGAGATTCTAACGAGAAACTAAAAAAGGCAGAAAAAGATAAACAGATTACCCAGGATGATGTGAAAAAAGGAATGGACGATATTCAGAAACTTACTGATAAGTTCATCAAACAGGTTGATGATGTTCTCGCTCTGAAAGAAAATGAGATAATGGAAGTCTGA